A window of Candidatus Paceibacterota bacterium genomic DNA:
CGCTCCTGTCCATGCAACCATTCTCCCTGTGGGATCAATTGTTGCCAAAGGTGAAGTAAGTATTTTCCCACTAGACGCAAGTTCGTCTCGAGTCGTTGTACACTTTGGGAGCAAAGATGATTTGAATGTGAGTACAAGTACTGTGAGTTACGCAACGCATATCCACTCTGGATCGTGCGCATCTTCATCTCCGATTTCGATTCCACTAAATGACATCACTCGCAACAAATCAGAGACAACGATCGGGAAAACTATTGCTCAGTTGTTCGCAACGTATCCTCTATCAGTCATGGTACACAGAGCGGGTGTCGTTGTTGGATGTGGCGACTTGCCAGCACCTCGCCCGATATTCAAGAAAATGGATATCAACGAGGATGGAAAATATGATTTTGAAGATATGCGTGAGATCGATCGAGCCGAGAAAATGCATCGCGAGGATGATGATAGGACTGCAAGCTCAACGAGGAACAGAGAGCGCACAGAGAGGCCAGAGCTAAAAGAGTTCGAGAAGAAATTCAACGAGGAAAGAATGAGATTCTGGGATACAATTTCTGACCTGATTCCTAAATTTGAACGCGATCGGGGAGAGGGCGAGAACGATCAGTGAGAAAACAGATAGTAGCAAAATATCCAAAATACACCAAAAACCAGCAAATATACACCTTGCTGGTTTTTAAGTTAAAAGCTATCAACTTTCAATTTCCGAGATATAGTTTACAATAATGGTATATGCGGAAAATATATTTAACACTACTCATCCTTTTGCCGATGGCTGCCCTCGCACAAAGCTCAGCAGAGAGTGACACTCGGAATGAATGTAGTGCACTATTCTGCAACCCATTACGAGAAAGTATTTGGGGCGACGTGAAGACGATTCAAGATGCGATACCCGTACTACTTGACCTCTTCATTAGCTTAATGATGCCCATCGTAGCACTTGCGATCATCTTTACTGGATACACATTTGCTACTGCTAAGGGTGACTCCGCAAAGATCAAAAATGCCCGCACAATGCTTACTTACGTCGTGGTTGGCACGATGATCATTCTGGCTGCAAAGGGAATTGCAATGGCGATCCAGAGCACTATTAGTACTGTTGCTGGGCCAGGAACTATAGTTGGAGCACAATAATCATATGAAACGAACACTTTTTCTTCTCCCTATTCTCCTCACTTTTCCGGCTGTTGCATTTGCGCAACAATATGGTTCGTTTAGAGAACTTGTAGGGTTTGCGCTTGTTATCGTGGGGTATCTTATGCAGACTATTTTTGCACTTTTTTCTCTCGGAATCATCTATACGGTATTCAAATACATTTCTGCATTGAATAAGGGAGACGGAAAGACGGCTGGCGAAATGCGCTTACGTCTTATTTGGGGGATAGTCGGCATGGCGGTATTATTCTCACTCTGGGGCATTATCTATATCTTCACAAATACGCTCGGTTGGTCAGAAGTCGGTATTCCAATATTAAAAGCGCCAACTCCGTAGTCATGAAAAAATACATATCGAGCATTGCGATTGTGAGCATGTTACCAGTTCTCGTATATGCTCAAGGGCAGGATGTATTCTCACTTTGGGGATATATTATGTCACTTATCTCAACTCTTACGAAACTTGTCTGGCTACTCACAATCCTTACATTCCTCTGGGGTCTCGTGAATTTCATGAAGAACGCAGAGAATGAAAAGGAGAGGGGAAATGCGAAAGAAATGATGAAGGGTTCAATCATTGCATTCTTCATTGCCGTGAGTTTCTGGGGAATGGTCACTTTTGCCATAAAGGCTTTTGACTTAGTTCCTGATGATCCTGGATATCTTCCTACTACTCGTTCAAACTAAAACCCCCAAAAGGGGTTTTTAAATACAAAAAATCACCCAACTAGAGTTGGGTGATCAGTTGTTACTGTGGAATGACGTCAAGTGCTGGTGGCGCAGATACTTCTACCTGGCCCGTAAGGCCTGCTGACTTCTGAACATAACCAAGGATGGTCCAGATTCCAACCATGAGAAAGAGTGCAACACCTGCACTGATCATTTGGTTCTTGCCCTTAACCTTAAGATCAGCACTGTCCCCTGCCTTGATGAACTTGATAAGTCCCCAGAAGAAGAAGGCGATTGCGAGTGGCATTGCAATACCAAGGAAGAACTTGAGTACTGCGTCGACCTGGTTGAGCGTATCGCCAAGTGGACCCTGAACATTGTTCTGCGCAAAGGCAAAAGCTGGGGCTACCATGAGCGTTACTGCGAGAATGCGTTTATACATATGGAATTATTAGTGTCTAATCATTTGATGACTCTATAATTATACGGAATATACCTTAAAAGGGGAAGCATAGTTGTCCACAGTCAAATATATGAGCGCTGGTATCATGTTACAATAAAGGTATGAAACGCATAGTTGTCCGTCTGTTCACTTTACTTTTCTTACCGAGAAATGCTTTTGCCGCAACGAGCGTTGCACTTCCTACACAAGTAAGCGCATTCTTCGGTCGCGTGCTCGTCGAGATTGTTAATCCACTCATTACTCTTGGATTTGCAGTGGCGATTGTCTATCTCGCTTGGGCGGTTCTCCAATATACGATGGGCGGAGATAAGCTCGAAAAGGACAAGCTCAAGAATTCCCTTATTTATGGTGTTGTCGGTGTTGCTATTATGGCAACGGTCTTTGGAATTATGAAGTTTATCGCGGCAAGTGTGGGTGCACCTTCTAGTGTCATCACCAATAACGTATAGCATATGAGCAAAAAATATTTTTATCTTGCAGCCCTATTGCTTCCACTAGGTGCGCTTGCGCAAACAAGTACAGTGGATGACGTCCTCATGAACTTTATGAATTTGCTTCTTGCGCTCATAAAACTCATGACGCCACTAGCGATGCTTTATTTTTTCTATCAACTCATCACTTTCATACGAGCATCAAACTCGGGAGCAGTAACACTCGCAAAGAGCAAAGACATGATGATATTCTCAGGTATTATCCTTTTTGTCATGGTGGGAATATGGACGATCGTCGGCTACGTGCAGCAATCTTTGGGTACAAGTGTAACAACCTCTGACCTTAGGCAAACTCCAGCGATTCCGACTGAACTTTCTGAGTAATAGAAAAAACGCGACCCATTGGGTCGCGTTTTGTTTTGCCTCATCCGCTAGCGGATGAGAATAGTTATCTGGCACACTTGGATGTTGTCGCCATCAACATTTGCGTAGAGGCGGACAGTTGCACCCGTCTGCTGAACACTCATGCTGTAGGTTCCGCGTGCACCACCCTGGCGCCAGGCGCCAGTGCAGACATACTGATTCCCGTTTTGCTGGCATACGCCATTTTCGAGAATGATGTTGGTGCCCGCACCTGTCGCTTCGGTCATGAACGTAATGAACACTGCGTCAGCTGGTGTCGAGATGTTGATGTAGCTATCCGGCGTAAGGGGAATCCCATCCGTAAACCCGGGGCTAAGCACAACAGGCCGACTCCAGTTGTTCACCGAGGCGATGAAGCCAGGGAGAGTGGCTGCACTTTGGGCAGCAGCAGGAGGAGGCCCTTGATGGAGCGTCACGCGCTGCTCTCCTGCGAGAGGATCACACTGACCTGACTGGTCACCACGGGGGATAAGGTCGAAGGACGCACCACGAATGCGGCGCTCTTCTGCCTCCCAATTTCCACTACTACGCTTGCTCGTCACCTCGCGGTACTTCAGCGCGATCATTTCGAGGATGTCGCCATTTCTGACGGCCTTGGCCATTTCGGCATTCCCAGAAATCTGAATCGCCTTATCAGCGTGTGCACCGAGGTGCATGTGGTATGCCGCACCGAAGATGAAGATAAGTGCGATGACGATCACGATAGCTGGTTTGACCCAACCTTCGAGCGTCTTCAGGGAATCCTTCGTGTCACTCTCATTCACCTTGGGCGTCTTGTAGGCGAGGCCGACGAAGACGAGGGTGATGATGAGGAGGATGAGGAAGCCACTGAGGACAGGAGCCTGACGCAGCGGGAACATGATGAGGACTGCCCAAACGAGGGAATGTCCAACCATGATACGCGCTTGATTCTGCCTCTTCGTTGGCGCGTCAGGATCCAGTGGTGTTGGATCATCCGGAACGAATCCGGACCCATACGCGATGTACGCGATGGGAATGAGGCTGATGAGCGCACCTGTGATGAGGACTCCTGCTTGATTCTCGCCAGGCGAGAATGCAAAGAGGACCCCTCCGAGGAGGATGAGCATGTAGGCGATCGAAAAACCGAGACCGAAACCTTTCTTCAAAACAGCAAACTGAGAGCTCATAATGGCTCCTTTCTGGGGAAATTGGTTGAGAGGTACAGCAAAAACTCTGCATTATCTATAACATGAAAATAACTTTTTGGCAAGTGATTTTTGGTGTGTCAGGATATCAAGGAATATAGCGGTATTTGGGGAGGATTGGCAAGAGAAAACCCCCATATCAGAATGGGGGTATGGCGCACTAGATCTTTTGATAAAAGCCGATTTTGATCATTTCTGAAGTCCAGTGTAGAACCTCGAGGCATCGTTCATGGTGTTCAACCTTAAATCCATGCTGCTTCAGCCACATGGCAGCCTCTTCAATGTGGAGAAGGGCTGTTGCGATTGAAATCGGACTTCCTTCATGATCGAACACGGCGATGTTTCGCATGCGATCCAATTCCTGTTCGTGATCACCCTTTGTATTATAAAAAGGAGAACTTAATGAACCGGAATGAGGTTCACCCAGCTTGAGCTGGAAAACATGAATCAGTTCTTCGATGCCACCATTGCTAAAGTTCCAACCATCGCACATATGTATCTCTGTGCAGAATTCGGCAATGATACTCAGCCACAGCGCCTGAAAATCTTCTTGCTGCCACTTCTGACGAGCAGGAACCAGATCTGCAGGATAGAGCACGGAGCACCTACGACGGCTTGCAACTTTTTCAACCTGCGACCATCCCATATGATAGTTATAACTTATCACCTCTTGCATCAAGAGCTTCTTGTCCATCTCCGGATTATCGAGCTTGAGCTCGTAGTACTTGAGACCGGAGGTAATAGGCACGCTTATGTATGCAAGCGGACCTCCATGACGTATGCTTCGCAGCGTACGCATAGTATTGTGAATGGTCGCAGACTCGGGGGTTTGTCGTCCCCATACTGCTTTTTTGTACTTATACCACAGTGAGTGCAGCTCAAGTGGGTCATCCAGCTTGAGGGTTTGTGCTAAGGTCGTATTCATAACGACTCTCCTTGTGGGGTGTATCCCCATGTGAATATAGCACTAGGGGAGTAATACGCAATATAGGATGATTATGCTGCAAGAAATGCACAGGGAAACGAAAAACCTTATCGGTTTTTGTTTCATTGAGCGCAAGAGCGCGCACTGAACAGGAGTCGAGAACTCGCCCCTTTGTAACTAAGTCTTTTGGCGCAATGACGCCAAAACGACTAAGTGCAAGTAGGGCCAGGACTCGTCGACTGCGCGCACGGCTGGATTTATCACGGCTCGAAGAGCCGGATGAAATCAGCGCCGGTGCGACAGCAGCACCGGCTCCGTCCTTCGAGTCCTCTCCTGGGTCGCAGTGAAAATGAAAAAAGAGCTTGCGCTCTTTTTTCATTCACTGTGCCCAGGAGAGGACTCGAACCTCCACCCCTTGCGAGACTAGCTCCTAAGGCTAGCGCGTCTACCATTTCGCCACCTGGGCAATGCGGTCATGATAACTGAGTTTTGAAAAAGATGCAAAGAAAAATAACCCGCGGTGCGGGTTATTGAATTTAAGGAGATATGAGGCTAAGCTACTTATATCTTGAAGGCTCAACAGTGCAGGAAGGATGCGAGACTCCAGGCGTAAGCAAGAAGTCTAAGCAAGTAGTACTTTGAGAAATACAATTCCAATGAGTGAAGCGAGCGCCACTGTGGCAAATCGCTCTCTGCGCACCATCTTTTTCTTCGATGCCGACAGGGGCATATCTTTCATCCTGCTCTCGAAGTAGGCCTTCATTCCCACGAAGGCAATGATGAGAACGATGATGAGGATCATATAGAGCCCGGTCGTGGCTGACATCCCTGCATTCGAGATGGTAATTTGCATTGGATATTCCTCCTAGAATCTACTGCTAGTAACATACTACTAATATTATTACATGTCAATAGTAGGCATTTTGGCTTATTCTGGTAGGGGAGCATCGGTTATATGCGGGGAATTAGGGTAAACGCTGAAATAGTGCTAGAGTTAAGCATAAATTGGGGCATTTAGCCTTGACCTTTTAAGCATTTCCTGCTAATATTTCATGACCACATCCAGAATGTCGGAAGCTACTACAAACGAAGCCCAGATCAATGGGGTAATATCAGAGGCACTACCTAATACTCTTTTTCGAGTTGAACTCGAAGATGGCCGTGAGGTCATTGGGTATCTCTCTGGCAAGATGCGTATACACCGTATACGCGTTCTTGTTGGTGATAAGGTAACTCTCGTAGATAACCCCTACGAAGGCAAGCTTCGTATTGTTAAGCGAATGTAATAATATCCGCCAAGGCAGAGTATTTACTACTTTGCTGAGGTGTTACTCACAGTCAAAACTATGCGCGTTCGAGCATCAGTAAAAACAATTTGCGCAAAGTGTAAGTCGATTCGTCGTCGCGGCGTTATTTACGTCATCTGCGAGAATCCACGACACAAGCAGCGACAAGGTTAATTCTCTGTCATCCAATATATGCGTATTTCAGGTATTACCGTTCCTGAGGATAAGCAGCTTTGGGTAGGACTGACCGTATTCCACGGAATCGGTTTCACTACAGCAAAGAAGATCCTTAAGAATGCAGAGGTTGCCGAGGACAAAAAGCCTGGCGATCTCTCAGAATCACAAGAAGCGATTATTCGTAAGCAGGTTGAGTCCATGACACTCGAGGGAGACCTCAAGCGTGAGAAGGCAGCAAACATCAAGCGCCTCAAGGACATCAAGTGCTATCGCGGTATTCGTCATATCAAGGGACTCCCAGTCCACGGTCAGCGTACGAAGACAAATGCTCGTACACTTCGCGGTGCGAAGAAGACCATGGGATCTGGTCGTCGCAAGGTAGAAAAGAAGTAGTTTCAATTATTTTCGCCGGGAGCTTGTGCTTCCTGAGACAGCCTCGTCGTCGTACAACCCGTACGTCTCCGTCGGCCTGACTCAGTCCAGCACTGCGCTCACGGCAAAAATATCTTGAAACTAGTTCATTCATTAATTAATCACACAACAGCAAGTACAATGGGTAAGAAGCGTATCGTCAAAAAGGCTGGTTCATCTGTTGATCAGGGTCTCAAGGCCCGCGCACTCGCACGTTCTTCAAAGAGGAAGGTAGCGCACGGCGTGCTCAACGTTCAGTCGACATACAACAACACGATTGTCACGCTCACGGACGCTGAGGGCAAAGTCCTCATGTGGTCGTCATCGGGCTCACTCGGATTCGCAGGTGCGAAGAAGGGTACCCCATTTGCAGCAGCAAAGATCGGCGAGTTGATCGCTGAGAAGGCGCAAATGATCGGCCTTAAGTCTGTTGACGCAGTCGTCAAGGGAGTCGGTTCGGGCCGTGAGGCACCGATCCGTTCATTTATCGCGAAGGGAATTGAGGTGAGCTCAATTCGCGACGTGACACCAGTACCACACAATGGTCCTCGTGCAAAGAAGCCTCGTCGTATCTAAGTTCTGAATATATGGCAAAGAAAACTACATGTAAAACCTGCCGCCGCCTTGGCGAGTCTCTCGTCCTCCGTGGAGGTAAGTGTGCATCGGGCAAGTGTGCATTCGCACGCCGCCCAACGCCACCAGGAAAGCCAATGGCGGAGCGCAAGCACCGTTCAACGGTTACTGAATTCGGTACACAGATGCGTGAGAAGCAGAAGGTTCGTTTCTCATACGGAATCTCTGAGAAGCAGTTCTCAACTTAC
This region includes:
- a CDS encoding peptidoglycan-binding protein, yielding MRKYIFIGAVSAILFVSSIASAQTADIAALQKIIDDLRAQIVALTESQQKATAQIATLQSQLQLTRNLRSGYSGDDVKLLQQTLSTDPTLFSGQATGFFGALTKEAVRKLQERLGLEQTGEIGPQTRGQLNQLFDDISSSTIGIPPGLLRGGFAPVHATILPVGSIVAKGEVSIFPLDASSSRVVVHFGSKDDLNVSTSTVSYATHIHSGSCASSSPISIPLNDITRNKSETTIGKTIAQLFATYPLSVMVHRAGVVVGCGDLPAPRPIFKKMDINEDGKYDFEDMREIDRAEKMHREDDDRTASSTRNRERTERPELKEFEKKFNEERMRFWDTISDLIPKFERDRGEGENDQ
- the rpsM gene encoding 30S ribosomal protein S13; this encodes MRISGITVPEDKQLWVGLTVFHGIGFTTAKKILKNAEVAEDKKPGDLSESQEAIIRKQVESMTLEGDLKREKAANIKRLKDIKCYRGIRHIKGLPVHGQRTKTNARTLRGAKKTMGSGRRKVEKK
- the rpsK gene encoding 30S ribosomal protein S11, which translates into the protein MGKKRIVKKAGSSVDQGLKARALARSSKRKVAHGVLNVQSTYNNTIVTLTDAEGKVLMWSSSGSLGFAGAKKGTPFAAAKIGELIAEKAQMIGLKSVDAVVKGVGSGREAPIRSFIAKGIEVSSIRDVTPVPHNGPRAKKPRRI
- the infA gene encoding translation initiation factor IF-1, producing the protein MSEATTNEAQINGVISEALPNTLFRVELEDGREVIGYLSGKMRIHRIRVLVGDKVTLVDNPYEGKLRIVKRM
- the rpmJ gene encoding 50S ribosomal protein L36 — translated: MRVRASVKTICAKCKSIRRRGVIYVICENPRHKQRQG
- a CDS encoding pilin produces the protein MLPVLVYAQGQDVFSLWGYIMSLISTLTKLVWLLTILTFLWGLVNFMKNAENEKERGNAKEMMKGSIIAFFIAVSFWGMVTFAIKAFDLVPDDPGYLPTTRSN